A window of candidate division WOR-3 bacterium genomic DNA:
CAATTTGGGGTCTTGGTTTTGTTTTTTCAATTGCTTCTATAAGTATTTTCATAAATTTATTTTTTTCAAAATCAATGTAATCAATAGCTTTTTTATTTACTGGAATCTGTCCTAAAGCATTTGCCCATTTTGCCTGCACTTCAGGTGATATTATGTATTTTAAAAATCTCATTGCTTTTTCACTATTTTTTGTATTTTTAAATATAACCATCTGTGTTCCTCCCAGTGAAGTAAATGAACCTGCTTCACCTTCTGGAATAAGAGAAATTCCAAAGGGGAATTTAATTTTTTGTAAGTCTTTTATTTTCCATGGACCTGAAAAAATCATAGCATATTTTTCATTTATAAATCCCATATCAGGATTTATACCACCTTCAAGAAATGCCCCACCTTCTATTTTGTATTTAAGATATAAATCTCTTTTAAAGCAAAGAGCTTTTTTAAATTTTTCATCTAAAAATTGTGGATTTCCCTTTTCATCAAAAACTTCTGAGCCAAAGGTATAAAAGAAGGGTAAATCCCACCATAAAGTATTTCTCATTCCAAAACCAAAAATCCCTTTTTTTTCGTCAGTTAATTTTTTTGCATAAATTAAAAACTCTTCCCAGTTAGAAGGTGGTTTTAATGTATCAAGTCCTTTTTCTTTGAATAATTTTTTATTATAGAAAAGTAATATGCATGTTACCTGGTCAGGGATTCCATAAAGTTTATCCTCATAATAAGAAGATTTTAAGGGTGCTTCATAAACATCCTTTAAAATATTTTTAAAATAAGAAGTATCAAGGGGAAGTAGAATTCCTTTTTTGGCAAGTAAATAGACCTGTGCTATATCAAGTCTTGCAATATCTGGATTCTGTCCACTTATGACAGATGTTAATATTTTTTCAAACATTCCTTCAAAAGGAACTCTCTGGACTAAAATTTTAATATTTTCTTTTTCTTCAAATTCTTTAACTATTTCATTGAATACTTTAAATTCTTCATCGTTATAAGATACCCATATTGATAGTTCTTTTTTTTCAACTTTTTTACAGAGGAGAAAGATAATTATAGTTAAAAAAATTAAGATTAAATTTTTTTTCATCTTTTTATTATAAGATAATTTATTTTTTATAATAAAAGCATGATTTCTGAAATTATAAAAAAAATTAAAAAAAGGGATTTAAAAATTGGTATAATAGGACTCGGTTATGTGGGTCTTCCTCTTGCTGAACTTTTTTTAAAAAAAGGTTTTAAAGTTTTAGGGTTTGATATATCTGAAGTAAAAATTAAAAATTTTAAAAAGGGTATATTCGGAATTGAGGATATAAATGAAGAATTCTTAAAGGAAAAAATTAATAGCGGTGAGTTTAATGTTAGTTCTGATGAAAAAATAATAAAGGAAATGGATGCAATTTTTATATGTGTTCCAACTCCTGTTACAAAGGAAAGGGTCCCTGACCTTTCTTTTGTTTTAAATGCAGCAAATTCTGTTAAGAGAAATATAAAAAAGGGAGATATTATAGTTCTTAAATCAACTACTTTTCCTGAGACAACGGAGAAAATCCTGTTACCGATTTTT
This region includes:
- a CDS encoding extracellular solute-binding protein — translated: MKKNLILIFLTIIIFLLCKKVEKKELSIWVSYNDEEFKVFNEIVKEFEEKENIKILVQRVPFEGMFEKILTSVISGQNPDIARLDIAQVYLLAKKGILLPLDTSYFKNILKDVYEAPLKSSYYEDKLYGIPDQVTCILLFYNKKLFKEKGLDTLKPPSNWEEFLIYAKKLTDEKKGIFGFGMRNTLWWDLPFFYTFGSEVFDEKGNPQFLDEKFKKALCFKRDLYLKYKIEGGAFLEGGINPDMGFINEKYAMIFSGPWKIKDLQKIKFPFGISLIPEGEAGSFTSLGGTQMVIFKNTKNSEKAMRFLKYIISPEVQAKWANALGQIPVNKKAIDYIDFEKNKFMKILIEAIEKTKPRPQIAEYPEVERIYIQEVSIFLKGERDIEETIKNLQERILKVIK